A single window of uncultured Tolumonas sp. DNA harbors:
- a CDS encoding protein phosphatase CheZ codes for MKAQVPLITLDQAKKLVELLEQGLQHEANLMLADVCQPNAHALFAELGHLTRQLHTSLQEFQLDPRIPALAEKDIPDARERLNYVIDMTDKAANRTMDAVEACLPLSDKLNDNIQRILPDWNALMTRNIVVGQFKTLCHQLDDFIKVSELDADKLRHLLTDILMAQDFQDLTGQMIRKVIALVQEVENKLVEMLTMFGDLDITAETTSQNQQPERNIEAEGPIINKELRTDVVNNQDDVDDLLSSLGF; via the coding sequence ATGAAGGCGCAAGTACCTTTAATAACCCTCGATCAGGCTAAAAAGCTGGTAGAACTGCTGGAACAAGGGTTACAGCATGAGGCGAATTTAATGTTGGCAGATGTTTGCCAGCCTAATGCTCATGCTCTTTTTGCGGAACTTGGGCATTTAACCAGACAGTTACACACATCATTGCAAGAGTTTCAACTTGATCCACGAATTCCTGCGTTAGCAGAAAAAGATATTCCGGATGCAAGAGAGCGGCTTAATTATGTCATTGATATGACGGATAAAGCAGCAAATCGAACAATGGATGCTGTTGAGGCTTGTTTGCCGTTGTCAGATAAGCTTAATGATAATATTCAGCGTATTTTGCCTGATTGGAACGCGTTAATGACGCGCAATATTGTTGTTGGTCAATTTAAAACCTTGTGTCATCAACTAGATGACTTCATCAAAGTTTCTGAATTGGATGCAGATAAGCTTCGTCATTTACTCACAGACATTCTTATGGCTCAGGATTTTCAGGATCTAACTGGGCAAATGATCCGTAAAGTCATTGCGTTGGTACAGGAAGTTGAAAATAAATTGGTTGAAATGCTGACGATGTTTGGTGATTTAGACATCACAGCTGAAACTACTTCACAAAACCAGCAGCCAGAACGCAATATCGAAGCCGAAGGTCCTATTATTAACAAAGAGTTGCGAACAGACGTGGTGAATAATCAAGACGACGTTGATGATTTGCTGTCAAGTTTAGGTTTCTAG
- a CDS encoding chemotaxis protein CheA, with translation MGFEVDEDILQDFLVEASEILEQLSEQLVELEKRPDDRELLNAIFRGFHTVKGGAGFLSLGELVDVCHGAENVFDILRTGKQQISAELMDVILQALDTVNEMFGRVQNRDPLEPASPALLEALHHLADPAHIAKVAAAVAKPAVVVAPPAPVAPPPVTAASSSGNSIDEITDDEFERLLDELHGPGKAPAVTATASTSDAVGDITDDEFEALLDQLHGAGKHVGRPDAAPTSEAQVPPPSVPVSSSATAGDEISDDDFEKLLDQLHGQGKGPSAVAAAPANTEEAASEPAQHIQEIEPEITTKAAVAAQPPAQQQAVQSETTVRVDTRTLDVIMNMVGELVLVRNRLISLGVASNDEDLAKAVSNLDVVTADLQGAVMKTRMQPIKKVFGRFPRVVRDLARSLKKDIELIMEGEETDLDKNLVEALADPLVHLVRNSCDHGVELPEKREAAGKPRKGTITLRASQEGDHILLSITDDGAGMDPEKLKEIAVSRGVLDHDTAARMSDTEAFNLIFAPGFSTKQQISDISGRGVGMDVVKTSITQLNGTINIHSSKGTGTRIEIKVPLTLAILPTLMVEVGHQTFALPLSSVNEIFYLNLTNSKMVDGQLTIIVRDKAIPLFFLQEWLIRGGHGNRTESGHVVIVQVGQKQIGFVVDNLIGQEEVVIKPLDNLLHGTPGMAGATITSDGGIALILDIPGLLKHYARRR, from the coding sequence ATGGGCTTCGAAGTTGATGAGGATATTCTGCAGGACTTTTTAGTCGAAGCATCTGAAATTCTTGAACAGCTGTCCGAACAGTTGGTCGAGCTGGAAAAACGTCCGGATGATCGCGAATTATTGAATGCCATTTTCCGTGGTTTTCATACCGTAAAAGGTGGTGCAGGGTTCTTATCTCTGGGCGAACTGGTTGATGTTTGCCATGGTGCAGAAAACGTATTTGATATTTTACGTACTGGTAAGCAGCAAATTAGTGCTGAATTAATGGATGTTATCCTGCAGGCGTTAGACACCGTTAACGAAATGTTTGGTCGTGTCCAAAATCGCGATCCTTTAGAACCAGCATCTCCTGCATTACTCGAAGCTCTTCATCATCTTGCTGATCCGGCTCATATTGCGAAAGTTGCAGCCGCAGTTGCCAAACCAGCTGTAGTGGTTGCACCGCCTGCTCCTGTAGCGCCTCCACCTGTAACTGCTGCATCATCTTCTGGCAACAGTATTGATGAGATTACTGACGATGAATTTGAACGTTTGCTGGATGAACTGCATGGTCCAGGAAAAGCGCCAGCTGTGACGGCTACAGCATCTACATCTGACGCTGTTGGTGATATTACCGATGACGAATTTGAAGCTCTGTTGGATCAATTACATGGTGCCGGTAAACACGTTGGTCGTCCAGACGCAGCTCCTACATCAGAAGCGCAAGTACCTCCACCTTCAGTGCCCGTTTCATCCTCAGCAACGGCTGGTGACGAGATCTCTGATGATGATTTTGAAAAACTGCTGGATCAGTTGCATGGTCAAGGTAAAGGGCCATCTGCAGTAGCTGCAGCACCAGCTAATACTGAAGAAGCTGCTTCTGAACCAGCTCAACATATTCAAGAAATAGAACCAGAAATAACAACGAAAGCGGCAGTTGCTGCTCAACCACCGGCTCAGCAGCAGGCTGTTCAGTCAGAAACTACTGTTCGTGTCGACACGCGCACCCTCGATGTCATCATGAATATGGTGGGCGAGTTAGTTTTAGTCCGCAATCGCTTAATTAGTTTAGGTGTTGCCAGTAACGATGAAGATCTAGCAAAAGCTGTCTCAAATCTCGACGTAGTGACGGCTGATTTACAAGGTGCGGTGATGAAAACCCGCATGCAACCGATTAAAAAGGTTTTTGGCCGTTTCCCTCGCGTTGTTCGTGATTTGGCTCGTAGTCTGAAGAAAGACATTGAGTTAATCATGGAAGGTGAAGAAACCGATCTGGACAAAAACCTTGTTGAAGCTTTGGCTGATCCGTTAGTGCATCTGGTTCGCAACTCTTGCGATCATGGTGTTGAGTTGCCTGAAAAACGTGAAGCAGCAGGAAAACCAAGAAAAGGTACCATTACATTGCGTGCTTCTCAGGAGGGTGATCACATCCTTCTGAGTATTACGGATGATGGTGCCGGTATGGATCCTGAGAAACTCAAAGAAATTGCAGTTAGCCGTGGTGTTCTTGACCATGATACTGCTGCCAGAATGAGTGATACAGAGGCATTTAATCTGATTTTTGCTCCTGGGTTTTCAACGAAACAGCAAATTTCGGATATATCCGGCCGTGGTGTTGGCATGGATGTCGTGAAAACCAGCATTACTCAGTTAAACGGTACGATTAACATTCATTCCTCAAAAGGAACGGGTACTCGTATTGAAATTAAAGTGCCGTTGACACTGGCTATATTGCCGACACTAATGGTAGAGGTTGGCCACCAAACCTTCGCATTACCTTTGAGCAGTGTTAATGAAATATTCTATTTGAATCTAACTAACTCCAAAATGGTTGATGGCCAGCTGACGATTATTGTTCGTGATAAGGCTATTCCACTCTTTTTCTTGCAGGAGTGGCTCATCCGCGGTGGGCATGGCAACAGAACCGAAAGCGGGCATGTCGTTATCGTCCAGGTTGGTCAGAAACAAATAGGCTTTGTTGTGGATAATCTGATCGGACAAGAAGAGGTCGTTATTAAACCTCTGGATAATTTGTTGCACGGAACTCCGGGAATGGCTGGAGCAACCATCACTAGCGATGGCGGTATAGCCTTGATTCTGGATATTCCGGGATTATTGAAGCATTACGCGCGTCGCAGATAA
- a CDS encoding RNA polymerase sigma factor FliA: MNKAQAYHRQQDPNRLVERYAGLVKRIGQHMLARLPSSVQLDDLLQAGMIGLLDAYRNYDAGKGASFETYAGIRIRGAMIDEIRQGDWVPRSVHRNTRRISDAIHEVETEHGRDARDSEVAAKLEVGLAEYHSMLNDTACGRIVGIEDLGVTDDVIGGVDAVSDMSHSFDTVANERFSTALSECISQLPEREALILSLYYDEELNLKEIGQILDVSESRVSQIQSQALHRIRARMKEWY, encoded by the coding sequence ATGAACAAAGCTCAAGCCTATCATCGCCAACAAGATCCTAACCGGCTGGTTGAAAGATATGCAGGGCTGGTGAAACGGATTGGGCAACATATGTTGGCTCGTCTGCCCAGCAGTGTACAGCTGGATGATTTATTACAAGCAGGAATGATTGGACTGCTTGATGCTTACCGGAATTATGATGCTGGGAAAGGGGCTAGTTTTGAAACTTATGCCGGCATTCGTATTCGAGGTGCAATGATTGATGAAATCCGTCAGGGAGACTGGGTTCCACGCTCGGTTCATCGTAATACCCGACGCATATCTGACGCTATTCATGAAGTAGAAACTGAACATGGGCGGGATGCCCGAGATAGTGAAGTTGCCGCGAAACTTGAAGTTGGCCTGGCTGAATACCACAGTATGTTAAACGACACAGCCTGTGGTCGTATTGTCGGTATCGAAGATTTAGGCGTCACTGATGACGTGATCGGTGGTGTTGATGCCGTTTCTGACATGAGTCATTCCTTTGACACCGTCGCGAATGAGCGTTTTTCAACCGCACTATCTGAATGTATTTCACAATTGCCTGAAAGAGAAGCACTTATCTTGTCGCTTTACTATGATGAAGAATTGAATTTAAAGGAAATAGGACAAATACTTGATGTAAGTGAGTCTCGAGTTAGCCAGATTCAAAGTCAGGCACTTCACAGAATCAGAGCTCGAATGAAAGAATGGTATTGA
- a CDS encoding MinD/ParA family protein, producing MNQASGLRNMQRNHRIKVVTVTGGKGGVGKSNVTLNVGMSLAAQGKRVLILDADLGLANLDVMLGLRVHKNLSHVLSGQCSLDDIIIEGPNGLMIIPATSGTQSMVELSPSEHAGLIRAFSELQTPIDMLLVDTAAGISDMVMSFARAAQDVMVVVCDEPTSITDAYALIKLLSREYGVFRFRIVANMVRSLREGQELFTKLTRVTDRFLDASLELVACIPYDNNVRQAVKKQKVIVDAFPKSPASLAFRALANKVSSWPIPNQPGGHLEFFIENLLQPKKVVGENQ from the coding sequence ATGAATCAAGCCAGTGGTCTGCGGAATATGCAGCGTAATCACCGCATCAAAGTTGTCACCGTGACAGGTGGTAAAGGGGGCGTCGGTAAATCGAATGTCACTTTGAATGTCGGTATGAGCTTGGCCGCACAAGGCAAACGGGTGTTGATATTAGATGCCGACTTAGGTTTGGCTAACCTCGACGTTATGCTGGGTCTCCGGGTACATAAAAATCTGTCACATGTGCTTTCTGGGCAATGTTCACTCGACGACATTATTATTGAAGGGCCAAATGGGTTGATGATTATCCCAGCAACGTCGGGTACTCAATCCATGGTTGAATTATCACCGTCTGAGCATGCAGGGTTAATCCGAGCTTTTAGTGAATTGCAGACACCGATTGATATGCTGCTGGTGGATACTGCTGCTGGTATTTCTGACATGGTGATGAGTTTTGCGCGTGCGGCCCAAGATGTCATGGTGGTGGTCTGTGATGAGCCAACCTCGATCACCGATGCTTACGCACTGATCAAACTCCTTTCCCGAGAATATGGTGTTTTTCGTTTTCGCATTGTTGCCAACATGGTGCGCAGTTTACGCGAAGGGCAAGAGCTCTTTACTAAATTGACTCGGGTCACCGATCGTTTTCTTGATGCCTCACTGGAATTAGTTGCCTGTATTCCTTACGACAATAATGTTCGCCAAGCAGTAAAAAAACAAAAAGTGATCGTTGATGCGTTTCCTAAATCACCCGCATCACTGGCATTCCGAGCATTAGCGAATAAAGTTTCCAGTTGGCCAATACCAAACCAGCCAGGTGGTCATTTAGAATTTTTCATTGAAAACTTGTTACAACCCAAAAAAGTTGTAGGTGAAAATCAATGA
- the flhA gene encoding flagellar biosynthesis protein FlhA, whose product MELKATLSSFGQYRGILTKGIGTPLLVIAGLGMVVLPMPAFLLDILFTFNIALALLVLLVAIYTRRPLDFAAFPTILLVTTLLRLALNIASTRVVLLEGHNGPAAAGHVIEAFGSVVIGGNYAVGLIVFAILMIINFVVVTKGAGRIAEVSARFTLDAMPGKQMAIDADLNAGLINQEEAKRRRADVTAEADFYGSMDGASKFVKGDAVAGIMILFINVIGGFIIGMVQHGLGFAEATQIYTLLTIGDGLVAQIPSLMLSIAAAVIVTRQNTEQDMGTVVLGQMFKDPKSLIIAASILLIMGIVPGMPHFAFLLLGGICAGGAWLGLNHSKKKAQELANKPAVTGDAVRAPEQKDLSWDDVTPVDVIGLEVGYRLIPLVDRTQGGELLNRIKGVRKKLSQELGFLVPPVHIRDNLDLQPNQYRISLMGVTCGESEVYHDREMAINPGQVFGTVNGIEGRDPAFGLDAVWITKDQVDYAQSLGYTVVDASTVIATHLSQLLTQHAAQLLGHDEVQNLLELIGRNQPKLTEGLVPGVVSMGTLVKVLQNLLSEGVTIRDMRTLLQTLVEYAPRSQDPDVLTAACRISLRRLIVQSIVGGENIIPVITLAPDLERILHQSLQAGGAEGAGIEPGLAERMQKSLTEAAQRQELEGQTPVLLTSGVLRNTLSRFVRNAIPNLRILSYQEIPEDKQIRIVSSVGQQ is encoded by the coding sequence ATGGAACTAAAAGCCACTTTATCTTCATTTGGGCAATATCGCGGTATTCTTACCAAAGGTATCGGTACCCCTTTGTTGGTGATCGCCGGCTTGGGCATGGTTGTTTTGCCAATGCCTGCCTTCCTGTTAGATATTCTGTTTACCTTCAATATTGCACTGGCACTACTGGTACTTTTGGTTGCGATTTATACCCGTCGTCCGCTTGATTTCGCTGCATTCCCTACGATTTTGCTGGTTACCACGTTATTACGTTTGGCATTAAACATTGCTTCTACGCGTGTTGTTTTGCTGGAAGGGCACAATGGCCCGGCTGCGGCAGGTCACGTTATCGAAGCATTTGGATCGGTGGTTATAGGTGGTAACTACGCAGTCGGTTTAATCGTTTTTGCCATCTTGATGATCATCAACTTTGTTGTGGTAACCAAAGGTGCTGGCCGTATTGCGGAAGTGAGTGCCCGTTTTACTTTGGATGCTATGCCCGGTAAACAAATGGCCATTGATGCCGATTTGAATGCGGGCCTTATCAATCAGGAAGAAGCGAAACGCCGCCGTGCTGATGTCACCGCGGAAGCTGATTTTTATGGCTCAATGGATGGTGCTTCTAAATTCGTAAAAGGTGATGCTGTTGCCGGTATCATGATCCTGTTCATCAACGTTATCGGTGGTTTTATCATCGGCATGGTGCAGCATGGTCTGGGTTTTGCCGAAGCAACGCAAATTTATACCTTGTTGACCATTGGTGATGGATTGGTTGCCCAGATCCCATCGTTAATGCTGTCTATTGCCGCTGCCGTCATCGTTACTCGTCAAAATACTGAACAGGACATGGGCACTGTCGTATTAGGGCAGATGTTCAAAGATCCTAAGTCACTCATCATTGCTGCGTCCATACTGTTGATCATGGGTATCGTGCCCGGCATGCCGCACTTTGCGTTTCTTTTGTTGGGTGGCATTTGTGCTGGTGGTGCATGGCTCGGGCTGAACCACTCCAAGAAAAAAGCACAAGAATTAGCTAACAAACCTGCTGTCACTGGCGATGCCGTTCGTGCTCCTGAGCAAAAAGATCTGAGTTGGGATGATGTGACCCCAGTTGATGTAATTGGCTTAGAAGTGGGATACCGCCTGATCCCGCTGGTTGACCGCACGCAGGGCGGTGAATTGTTAAATCGTATCAAAGGTGTGCGTAAGAAACTGTCGCAGGAATTAGGCTTTTTGGTTCCACCAGTACATATCCGTGACAACCTTGATTTACAGCCAAACCAATACCGTATTTCTCTGATGGGTGTTACTTGTGGTGAATCTGAGGTTTATCACGATCGGGAAATGGCGATTAATCCGGGTCAAGTTTTTGGCACCGTGAACGGCATTGAAGGTCGAGATCCGGCATTTGGTCTGGATGCGGTATGGATCACTAAAGATCAGGTCGATTATGCTCAAAGCCTTGGCTACACCGTAGTCGATGCGTCAACGGTTATTGCAACGCATCTTAGCCAGTTACTGACACAACATGCAGCACAGTTGTTAGGCCATGATGAGGTACAAAATTTACTCGAACTGATTGGTCGTAATCAGCCTAAACTTACTGAAGGTTTGGTTCCTGGTGTTGTTTCTATGGGAACGTTGGTGAAAGTACTGCAAAATCTGCTTTCGGAAGGCGTTACCATCCGAGATATGCGTACATTATTACAAACATTGGTTGAATATGCGCCACGTAGCCAAGATCCTGATGTATTAACCGCCGCTTGTCGTATTTCTTTGCGTCGGCTTATTGTTCAAAGTATCGTAGGCGGCGAGAATATCATTCCAGTTATTACATTAGCGCCTGATTTAGAAAGAATTTTACACCAGTCACTGCAAGCGGGTGGAGCTGAAGGGGCAGGTATTGAACCCGGATTGGCAGAAAGAATGCAGAAATCCTTAACTGAAGCTGCTCAGCGTCAGGAACTTGAAGGACAAACACCAGTGCTACTGACCTCTGGTGTGCTGCGTAATACATTGTCTCGTTTTGTGAGAAATGCCATTCCTAACCTGCGAATTCTTTCTTATCAGGAGATACCGGAAGATAAGCAAATCCGCATCGTCAGCTCTGTTGGGCAGCAATAG
- the flhF gene encoding flagellar biosynthesis protein FlhF yields MKIKRVFAKDMRTALAEVKELLGPDAVIMSNKKVTGGIEIVAAVDYQTAQGAQSMPTARALKEDRVEFTGQRPESQMSAAFDNAKEKVADSLGALLARQSKLVREQQSFGLPPTLEEQAKMAPEPARPRPLASSRQSSSASSAHKDKEMEAMRSEMASIRKLLQHQLSGLMWQEVERREPIRALLIKQLLKGGFTETLADQLAGMVPEDIPLDDAWQHIERLLTQQLKVGDDEIMRFGGAVALLGPTGVGKTTTIAKLAARFAMKYGAEQVALITTDHYRIGAQDQLQTYGRIMGCQVRAVTNVEELGTALYQLRNRRLVLIDTAGMGQRDVRLNEQLDTLIQNSRVKIRHYLVLPATAQRRVLQEAYEHFHRIPLSGCILTKLDESLNLGDVLDVCIQNSLPISYVTNGQRVPEDIQLPNVAELVSVTMQQLDAQTGQPYYWSSDPHEPNHAEFYE; encoded by the coding sequence GTGAAAATAAAGCGCGTATTTGCCAAGGATATGAGAACAGCCCTGGCGGAAGTAAAAGAATTATTAGGGCCTGATGCCGTCATCATGTCCAATAAAAAAGTGACCGGTGGCATCGAAATCGTTGCTGCTGTTGACTACCAGACTGCGCAGGGTGCCCAGTCGATGCCAACCGCAAGAGCATTAAAAGAAGATCGCGTGGAGTTTACAGGGCAACGTCCTGAATCGCAGATGAGTGCTGCATTTGATAACGCCAAAGAAAAGGTAGCGGATAGTCTGGGCGCTTTATTGGCCAGACAGAGCAAACTTGTGCGTGAACAGCAATCGTTTGGATTACCGCCGACACTGGAAGAACAAGCCAAGATGGCACCTGAGCCCGCAAGACCACGACCTCTTGCCAGTTCTCGCCAATCTTCTTCTGCCTCTTCTGCGCATAAAGATAAAGAAATGGAAGCCATGCGTTCAGAAATGGCTTCCATCCGTAAATTACTGCAACACCAGTTATCAGGTTTAATGTGGCAGGAAGTTGAGCGTAGAGAGCCTATTCGTGCTTTGCTGATTAAACAACTGCTCAAGGGTGGTTTTACTGAAACGCTGGCAGATCAACTCGCGGGTATGGTGCCGGAAGATATTCCGTTAGATGATGCATGGCAACATATCGAACGTTTACTGACTCAACAACTGAAGGTCGGTGATGACGAAATTATGCGATTCGGTGGCGCTGTTGCTTTATTAGGGCCAACAGGGGTAGGAAAAACGACCACTATTGCCAAATTAGCCGCTCGATTTGCCATGAAATATGGTGCGGAACAAGTAGCGTTGATTACTACCGATCACTATCGGATCGGTGCACAAGATCAATTGCAAACTTATGGCCGGATCATGGGCTGCCAAGTCAGAGCAGTTACCAATGTTGAAGAATTAGGTACTGCGCTCTATCAACTGCGCAATCGTCGGTTAGTTCTTATTGATACAGCTGGCATGGGGCAACGTGATGTTCGTTTGAATGAACAACTCGATACATTAATTCAAAATAGCCGGGTCAAAATTCGTCACTATCTGGTGTTACCTGCTACAGCACAACGTCGGGTATTACAGGAAGCGTATGAACATTTTCACCGTATCCCATTGAGCGGCTGCATTTTGACCAAGTTGGATGAAAGTCTCAATCTTGGCGATGTCCTGGATGTCTGTATTCAAAACTCGTTGCCTATCAGTTACGTTACTAACGGACAACGCGTGCCGGAAGATATTCAGCTACCGAATGTTGCAGAGTTAGTGTCGGTTACCATGCAACAACTGGATGCGCAGACGGGTCAGCCCTATTATTGGAGCAGTGACCCCCATGAGCCGAATCATGCGGAGTTTTATGAATAA
- the cheY gene encoding chemotaxis response regulator CheY, protein MDKNMKILIVDDFSTMRRIIKNLLRDLGLNNTHEADDGNTALPMLKNGDFDFVVTDWNMPGMQGIDLLKAIRADESLRHLPVLMVTAEAKREQIIEAAQAGVNGYIVKPFTAATLKEKLDKIFERIG, encoded by the coding sequence TTGGATAAAAACATGAAAATCCTCATTGTTGATGATTTTTCAACAATGCGCCGGATAATCAAAAATTTGCTCCGGGATTTGGGGCTAAATAACACCCACGAGGCAGATGATGGTAATACTGCATTGCCGATGCTGAAAAATGGTGATTTTGACTTTGTTGTAACAGACTGGAACATGCCGGGCATGCAAGGCATTGATTTATTGAAGGCAATCCGCGCTGATGAATCTTTGCGCCATCTGCCGGTATTAATGGTGACTGCAGAAGCCAAACGTGAACAGATCATCGAAGCAGCTCAGGCTGGTGTTAATGGTTATATCGTTAAACCTTTCACTGCAGCAACGTTGAAAGAAAAACTGGATAAGATTTTCGAGCGAATTGGCTGA
- a CDS encoding flagellar motor protein, with protein sequence MNFLGIIVAIGCVIAAMLIEGGHPSALINAPAFLIVIAGTTGCVMVQYPIKVFVGALTKFKWLIKPPFHDLAAQVALLEGMATLARQQGLLALENEISKIDEPFLSKGIQMVVDGVDKEQVIHLLENEIEFEQHQMEQSAKVFEAFGGYAPTMGILGAVLGLIHAMGLLDKPDQLGPAIAVAFIATIYGVGSCNIIFLPTGNRLKNIAHGVAFYKNMILEGILSIASGENALQLKRRMEVYLEAHH encoded by the coding sequence ATGAACTTTTTGGGAATTATCGTTGCGATCGGTTGTGTTATCGCTGCAATGTTAATAGAAGGTGGGCATCCAAGTGCACTTATCAATGCTCCTGCCTTCCTGATTGTTATTGCCGGCACCACAGGCTGTGTAATGGTCCAGTATCCCATTAAAGTTTTTGTAGGCGCGTTGACTAAATTCAAATGGCTGATTAAACCACCATTTCATGATCTGGCCGCACAGGTGGCCTTGTTGGAAGGTATGGCAACATTAGCTCGTCAACAGGGCTTATTGGCACTGGAAAATGAGATCAGCAAAATCGATGAACCATTTCTGAGCAAAGGCATTCAGATGGTTGTTGATGGTGTAGACAAAGAACAAGTTATTCATTTGCTTGAAAATGAAATTGAATTTGAACAGCATCAAATGGAACAATCTGCGAAGGTTTTTGAGGCATTTGGTGGGTATGCACCTACCATGGGTATATTGGGTGCTGTATTAGGTTTGATTCATGCGATGGGACTGTTGGATAAACCTGATCAGCTTGGCCCTGCAATTGCTGTTGCGTTCATTGCCACCATCTATGGTGTTGGCTCTTGTAATATCATTTTCCTGCCAACGGGTAATCGTCTTAAAAATATAGCGCATGGTGTCGCATTTTATAAAAACATGATCCTTGAAGGTATTTTATCCATTGCCAGCGGTGAAAATGCACTGCAGTTAAAACGGAGAATGGAAGTCTATCTAGAGGCTCACCATTAA
- a CDS encoding chemotaxis response regulator protein-glutamate methylesterase: MAVKVLVVDDSSFFRRRVTEIVNQDPLLEVVDTAVNGKEAIEKALNLRPDVITMDIEMPVLDGISAVREIMAKCPTPILMFSSLTQAGAKATLDALDAGALDFLPKKFEDIARDKQEAITLLQQRIKALSRRRMFMTTPRVATPTPTNTGSTLARSITSVTSSLRTQPVAEKVSAPVHYKRSGKSYQLVAIGTSTGGPVALQTILTQLPANFPHPILLIQHMPSTFTSAFAARLNSLCKISVKEAEDGDVLKPGNAYLAPGGKQMLVDGRGTSARLRIIDGNDKVNYKPCVDITFASLAKSHGDKVLAIILTGMGADGRDGARLLKDQGATIWAQDEASCVVYGMPQAVAKAGISSESLPLDRVAQRISVEVGI; encoded by the coding sequence ATGGCCGTAAAAGTACTAGTCGTGGACGACTCCAGTTTCTTCCGGCGCCGCGTCACAGAAATCGTTAATCAGGATCCACTACTTGAGGTAGTGGATACTGCTGTGAATGGTAAGGAAGCAATAGAAAAAGCCTTGAATTTGCGTCCAGATGTGATCACGATGGATATTGAAATGCCCGTGTTAGATGGTATTTCTGCTGTTCGTGAAATAATGGCGAAATGTCCTACTCCAATTTTAATGTTTTCATCATTAACGCAAGCGGGCGCCAAGGCGACGCTTGATGCGTTAGATGCTGGTGCTCTGGATTTTTTACCGAAAAAATTTGAAGACATTGCTCGGGATAAACAAGAAGCAATTACATTATTACAGCAGCGGATCAAGGCACTTTCTCGTCGTCGTATGTTTATGACGACACCAAGAGTGGCTACACCGACGCCGACCAATACGGGCTCCACATTAGCTCGTAGTATTACTAGCGTCACTAGTTCTCTGCGAACACAACCTGTCGCAGAGAAAGTGTCTGCGCCTGTGCATTACAAACGTTCAGGAAAAAGTTATCAGCTGGTTGCAATAGGAACTTCGACGGGAGGCCCTGTAGCGCTGCAGACCATATTGACGCAATTACCTGCTAATTTTCCACATCCAATTTTGCTTATTCAGCACATGCCATCTACGTTTACCAGCGCATTTGCAGCTCGTCTCAATAGCTTGTGCAAAATCTCGGTAAAGGAAGCCGAAGATGGTGATGTGCTTAAACCAGGGAATGCCTATTTAGCCCCAGGCGGTAAACAAATGCTGGTTGATGGGCGAGGAACATCAGCTCGTTTACGTATAATTGACGGTAATGACAAAGTTAATTACAAACCCTGTGTTGATATCACTTTCGCATCTTTAGCTAAATCACACGGGGATAAAGTGCTTGCTATCATTCTGACTGGTATGGGGGCCGATGGACGTGATGGCGCTCGACTGCTGAAAGATCAGGGGGCAACGATCTGGGCACAGGATGAAGCAAGTTGTGTTGTCTATGGCATGCCTCAAGCTGTGGCTAAAGCAGGCATCTCATCTGAATCGTTACCTTTAGATCGTGTTGCTCAGCGCATTTCTGTAGAGGTAGGCATATAA